In Saccharomonospora marina XMU15, one genomic interval encodes:
- a CDS encoding DNA gyrase/topoisomerase IV subunit B codes for MTILGASDPVTASAETLYGADDLTHLEGLEAVRKRPGMYIGSTDSRGVNHLFTEIVDNSTDEGVAGYASRVVVTLHADGSVEVEDDGRGIPTGVHGKSGLSGVELVLTRLHAGGKFGGSGYKTSGGLHGVGASAVNALSLRFDVTVKQGGKVHEMSFARGVPGVFDGPGPKARFTRQSGLRLVRKMKRGESTGTTIRYWHDARYFESGATLDLETVRTKLRHTAFLVPGLTYVLRTATDATINEETFHFPNGLADMVEFLAPAADKPVSGILLMNGEGTYKENAADENGVMKSNVERKAEVEVALRWGTGYERTVECFTNTIRNVHGGTHRKGFERALVRSVHDAISKTRGLLKPKEDPPTLDDICEGMTAVIHVRIPEPQFTSQTKDELSTAGITKVIQGIVEKNVKAWTEHRRSKSEAKTVLQKIVDASRVRIAQKQQKDAARRKTALEGAAMPPKLVDCRTTGVARSELFLVEGDSALGSARMARVSEYQALLPLRGKILNVQKAGLGDALKNAEIASIVQVLGAGTGRTFDTSTMRYGRVILMADADVDGSHIRTLLITLFARYMRPVIEEGRLYTAMPPLHKIVTKGRNQQTFYTFTEREMETKVAQLEKAGKQVVKPVPRFKGLGEMDADELWETTMNPATRAVRRITLDDVEAAEAALELLMGEKVEPRRNWLVASAERVDQAAIDI; via the coding sequence ATGACGATTCTGGGAGCGAGCGACCCTGTGACTGCTTCGGCCGAGACCCTCTACGGGGCCGACGACCTGACCCACCTCGAGGGGCTGGAAGCGGTCCGGAAGCGACCCGGCATGTACATCGGGTCCACCGACAGCCGCGGCGTCAACCACCTCTTCACCGAGATCGTGGACAACTCCACCGACGAAGGGGTCGCGGGTTACGCCAGCCGAGTTGTGGTGACCTTGCACGCCGACGGCAGCGTGGAGGTCGAGGACGACGGCAGGGGCATCCCCACCGGCGTGCACGGCAAGTCGGGCCTTTCCGGTGTCGAACTGGTGCTGACTCGGCTGCACGCGGGCGGCAAGTTCGGAGGTTCCGGCTACAAGACGTCCGGCGGCCTGCACGGCGTCGGAGCATCCGCGGTGAACGCGTTGTCGCTGCGCTTCGACGTGACGGTCAAGCAGGGCGGCAAGGTGCACGAGATGTCGTTCGCGCGCGGGGTGCCCGGTGTCTTCGACGGGCCGGGGCCGAAGGCGCGTTTCACGCGGCAGTCCGGCCTGCGGCTGGTGCGCAAGATGAAGCGTGGCGAGTCCACCGGTACCACCATCCGATACTGGCACGACGCCCGGTACTTCGAATCGGGCGCGACGCTGGATCTGGAAACGGTGCGCACGAAACTGCGGCACACCGCGTTTCTCGTGCCCGGTCTGACATACGTGTTGCGCACCGCCACCGACGCCACCATCAACGAGGAAACGTTCCACTTCCCCAACGGGCTCGCCGACATGGTGGAGTTCCTCGCACCCGCCGCGGACAAGCCCGTCTCGGGCATCCTGCTGATGAACGGTGAGGGCACCTACAAGGAGAACGCCGCCGACGAGAACGGCGTCATGAAGTCCAATGTAGAGCGCAAGGCCGAGGTTGAGGTGGCGTTGCGCTGGGGGACCGGCTACGAGCGCACGGTGGAGTGCTTCACCAACACGATTCGAAACGTGCACGGCGGTACGCACCGCAAGGGATTCGAGCGAGCGCTGGTGCGGTCGGTGCACGACGCGATCTCCAAGACGCGCGGACTGCTCAAGCCCAAGGAGGACCCGCCGACTCTCGACGACATCTGTGAGGGCATGACCGCGGTCATCCACGTGCGGATTCCCGAGCCGCAGTTCACCTCGCAGACCAAGGACGAGCTGTCAACCGCGGGGATCACCAAGGTGATTCAGGGAATCGTCGAGAAGAACGTCAAGGCGTGGACGGAGCACCGCAGGAGCAAGTCCGAGGCCAAGACGGTGCTGCAGAAGATCGTCGACGCCTCGCGGGTCCGCATCGCGCAGAAGCAGCAGAAGGACGCCGCGCGACGCAAGACCGCGCTCGAGGGCGCGGCCATGCCGCCCAAACTGGTGGACTGCCGCACCACGGGGGTGGCGCGCAGTGAACTCTTCCTCGTGGAGGGCGACAGCGCGCTCGGCTCTGCGCGGATGGCGAGGGTATCGGAGTACCAGGCGCTGCTCCCGCTGCGCGGCAAGATCCTCAACGTGCAGAAGGCCGGGCTCGGTGACGCGCTGAAGAACGCGGAGATCGCCTCGATCGTGCAGGTGCTGGGTGCGGGCACCGGTCGCACCTTCGACACTTCGACGATGCGCTACGGCAGGGTGATCCTGATGGCGGACGCCGATGTGGACGGCTCCCACATCCGGACCCTGCTGATCACTCTCTTCGCCAGGTACATGCGTCCCGTGATCGAAGAGGGCAGGCTCTATACCGCGATGCCGCCGCTGCACAAGATCGTGACCAAGGGGCGCAACCAGCAGACCTTCTACACCTTCACCGAGCGGGAGATGGAGACCAAGGTCGCCCAACTGGAAAAGGCGGGCAAGCAGGTGGTCAAGCCGGTCCCGCGGTTCAAGGGCCTCGGCGAGATGGACGCCGACGAGTTGTGGGAGACCACGATGAACCCGGCCACCAGGGCCGTCCGCCGGATCACCCTCGACGACGTCGAGGCCGCCGAGGCGGCACTGGAACTGCTCATGGGCGAGAAGGTGGAGCCGAGACGCAACTGGCTCGTGGCCTCCGCCGAGCGGGTTGACCAGGCCGCCATCGACATCTGA